The DNA sequence GTTCAGTAATATCCTGAAATATTTCGAGCATGGCTTTTTTGCCCTTAAATATCATTCCTGTGTGGCTGATCTCAAATATCCTTCCCTCAAAAACTCCTGATGATTCAAAGCTTGCAGTTTCACCAATTTTTATTCCTTCATTTAATGGACAGCCGATGCATTGAGTTTTATCGTCACGATAGAACTCCCAGCATTTTCCTCCAATAGCATTCTTGCCGAAAGTATTTTCAAAACTCCCGTTCTGAAATAAAATATTTCCATGTCCGTCAACGATGTTCATGCCGAAAGGGATGGTCTTTAGTAACGATTGATTGAACTCATAGCTTTCTTTCTGTGCTTCTTCGGCAAATTTATGCTCCGAGATATTTAAAACAAGTCCTGAAGCAATTAGCGGTCTTCCTTCTGAATCTCGTTTTGTAACCGAACCAATATCATAAAACCATTTATATTCTCCTGATAAAGTTTTTATCCGGTATTCAATCTCATATTTATCAACCAATCCGGATAAATGGTTTCTCATGGCATTCATGGCAGGTTCATAATCTTCAGGATGAACCAAGGCGGTAAAATCGGTGTAATGTTTAAATTTTTCAGGAGAATAACCCAACATTTCGGCTTTCCGTTTTTCGAAAACAACATCACCTGTAGTCAAATCCATTTCCCACCATGCCATTTTTGCCGTGCTCATTGCAAGTTCCAATCTTTCAACATTTTCACGTAATTTGTCTTCAGCCCACAATCGTTCGCTTATGTCGAGAAATGACCAAACCCTGCCTTGGGGTTTGCCATCCAGATACATTGGTTTCGACACTCGCTCAAAAACGCGTCCATCTTTAAGATTTAATAAATCGGTAGATTCTGCCTGAGAATTTAAATACAATTTCTCAATCCTGGCGACAATCTCTTCTGGGTTAACTAACTGATCTAGAATATAATTTATTAATGTTTTGTCGTCTCCTGAGGCCATGATATTTTCAGGTACTTGCCACATTTCGACAAATCGCGAACTGGTTTTTATTACCTTCCTTTCATGATTAACGACAAGTATTCCATTGTGAATTGATTCCAGTGTTGATTCTGTTAACAATAATGAGTACTTCAATGCTTCGTTTGCACGCTTTCTTTCGGTGATATCGCGAAAAGTTCCCATGATACAGGATTTCCCCTGAAAGATTACTTCTGAGGCCAGAATCTCAACCGGCACTTCCAGTCCATCAGAACGAAGCACACTATTTTCAACAGCATAAGAATTTATCCTGTTCTTAATCTGTTCTTTATGCTTATTAAAGGTGTCGTTGGTATAATCTTTCTTAACCGGCGGATGAAGTTTGGACTGGTGAATTCCGACCAGCTCACTTTGCGGACGAAGCATTAACCGGGAAGCAGCTTCGTTGGCGTCAACTAGAATACCCGATTCAATATCGGCAATAAAAATGGCATCGGCCGCTTTTTCAAAGAATTCGCGAAATTGAACTTCGCTTTGCTGAAGAGCCAGTTCTGCTTTGCGGCGTTCAGAAATATCTCTGATAATTGTTTGAATGGCGGGCTTACCCATGTATATTACAGGTATGCCTAAGACTTCAACATCAACCAGTTCACCTTTTAATGAAACAAATTTTTCTTTTATAAATGTTGAAGGCTGACTTGTCGAATAAATCTTCTTTATTCTTTCTAAAGAACCATTTCTGTAGTCAGGGTGAACATAGTCCATCAGCGGCCTTTCGATCAATTGATCGAAGGAATCGGCTCCGGCAATTTTTAAGGCCGCCGCATTTGCGAATACGAATTTTCCGCTTTCATGAATTACTACAGCGTCAGGCAAAAGATCGACCATGGTTCTGTATTTCTCCTCGCTTGCAACCAGGGCTTTTTCTGCTCTTCTTTTCTCCGTAATATCCTGCAGTATGCAGTGTGTTTGCTTAAATTCTCCTTTTAAATCGTAGCCAATCCGTCCCTCAAACGCAATAAATAATTTGATCCCGCTTTTATGAACCATCTCGAACTCGCTGTGTATAAAACCCTGGGCTTTAAACAGTGGAAACCGCTTTCTGAAACCGTCCTTATACTCGGGTGAAAGAAAATCGCCAAACCATTTCCCAATAACTTCTTCACGAGTATAACCCAATGTATCTAACCATTGCTGGTTTACTTCAATAAAGTGTCCATCGAAATTGAGAGACTGGTAACCCAAAGGTGCCTGATTAAATAACAACTGAAATCGCTCTTCGCTCTCCTTAAGCGCTCTTTCGGCATTTATCCGGTCCGAAATATCACGAACCATCCCTTCGGTACCTACGATTTGCCCCTCTTTGCTACACAACCATTGAACATTCATTGAAGCCCAAAATGCTGAGCCATCCTTTTTTTTACCCTGAGATACATAATCTTTGATTTTCCCTTCGGTGCGCAATATGGAAATTAATGAATGGCGTTCCTTTGGATTAAAATATAGTTGTTCGGCAGGTTGGCCTAATAGTTCATCGATTGACTGATAGCCATACATTCTAAGTGCAGAAGGACTTAACAGAGTAAATCTTCCGGCCAAATCGGTCTGAAAATAGGAATCCTGAAGATTTTCAAATAAATTTTTAAATTGTACCTGGCTTTGCAATAGTGCCTTGGTTCTTTCCTCAACCAATTGCTCCAACTTTTCCTTTTCGGTGCGTTTCAGTTCGCCGGCAGCCTTTATTTTTACCATAGCCTTTATCTGCGCGATAAGTTCTGTTTCTTCAATAGGTTTTGAAATGAATCCTTCAGCTCCAACTTCAAGAGCTTTTATCCGATTTATTTTATCGCCTTTTAATGCTGTTAAAAAAACCACGGGGATATCGCTCACCCGTTCGTCTGATTTTAAAAGGCGACAAACTTCAAAACCATCCATGTCAGGCATAATGATATCGAGCAGTATCACATCCGGATTATGAGCTATGGCCAGCTCAATTCCTTTTGAACCATTTAAAGCAGTATAAACAACAGACTCAGGGAAAGTATCATGAATGATAGCCTTCAGACTGATCAGGTTATCGTTAATGTCGTCGATTGCAAGGATTTTTGCCATAGTTTTATTTTTTGTTACACTGAGAACCACAGAGAATTTATCACAGAGAACCACAGAGTTTTAATATCGATATCTTTTTAATCCATTTTTGAGCAATGTCACATTAAAGTTTATAAGCAATCCGATATTCTTGCGAGCGAATTTCATGTAAGTCAAGATTTGGGCTTCATGAACTGGATTTAAAATATCAACAGCTTTTAACTCAATAATAACTAAATCTTCAACAAGAATATCAAGGCGATAGCCACAGTCTAATTTAATGTTTTTATATACAACAGGAACTGCTTTTTGACGTTCGATTTTAAGTCCCAGATTATTGAGTTCATAGGCAAGACATTCTTCGTATGCCGACTCAAGCAACCCAGGTCCAAGTTGTTTGTGTACTTCAATTGCACACCCAATTATTTTTTCGGTAATCTCGTTAAATTCCATAATTGTACATTTTTTCTCGGTATAGCTACGTGTAGTCGATGCGGAACTTGGTGTTATTTTTTTGTTCACTGAAGACTACTGAGTTATTAATAACTATATCTTTTAATCCATTTTCAGGAATTGTCCCCTCACTTAAATAATTATGCCCATTAAAAACTATTTTTCTCCGTGAATCTCTGTGCCTTCTCTGTGTTACTCAGTGAAATAAATTTTCTTATCCAGACAATCACCGCAGTTTTTCTGAGAGTTACCCGGAGTTTTAGTTCAGAAATTCTTCAATCGTTTTTTCAAACAGAACATTGTCGATAGGTTTCGAAATGTACCCATCGAAACCGAGCGCAATAAAATCTTCACGATCCCCTTTCATGGCACTGGCCGATACGGCAATAATTGGGACCATTTCCAGCTTTTCTTCTTTCCGAATCTCGTTCAGGGCTTCAATACCGTTCATGCCGGGAAGCGCGATGTCCATCAGAATCAAATGTGGCTGATGCTTAATTGCCTGTTCAACTCCTGCTTGTCCATCTTCCGCTTCAATAATCTGGCACTTCCCGTCGAGAAGCGCTTTTATGGTTATCATGTTATCCGGATTATCTTCAACCACCAAAACCAATGGAGTTCCCGTCACCGGTAACTTTGCGGGATTTACAATCGGGGTATTGACCGGCACTGAATCAGGAAACATCATTCGGGCTACGGTTGAAAGTAGTTGATCTTTATTGATATCCCCTTTTTGAATAAGCTGGTGAATGCCATTGTTTTTTAGGAATGCAAGCTCCTGTTTCGTTACGTATTTAGCTGTGAGTATAATCACAGGCAGATGATCTGTTTTTTCTTCATTCCGAATCCGTTTCAGTACCTCAAACCCGTCAACTTCAGGCATCATCAGGTCAAGTATCATGGCATCCGGAATTTGTTGCTCAATCTGCTTAAGAGCTTCATTTCCATTGTGTGCCACCATGATATGATATCCCTCCTGAAGCAGAATGTCTTTCATTTGAACAACGATTGCCTCATTATCTTCAACCAAAAGGATGGTTTTCCCAGTGGTTTTTATTTCGCCATTGTTGACTGATTTTGTCGTTTTCAACTGATCAACATAGTTTTCAATGTTTTCCTGAATG is a window from the Aquipluma nitroreducens genome containing:
- a CDS encoding PAS domain S-box protein translates to MAKILAIDDINDNLISLKAIIHDTFPESVVYTALNGSKGIELAIAHNPDVILLDIIMPDMDGFEVCRLLKSDERVSDIPVVFLTALKGDKINRIKALEVGAEGFISKPIEETELIAQIKAMVKIKAAGELKRTEKEKLEQLVEERTKALLQSQVQFKNLFENLQDSYFQTDLAGRFTLLSPSALRMYGYQSIDELLGQPAEQLYFNPKERHSLISILRTEGKIKDYVSQGKKKDGSAFWASMNVQWLCSKEGQIVGTEGMVRDISDRINAERALKESEERFQLLFNQAPLGYQSLNFDGHFIEVNQQWLDTLGYTREEVIGKWFGDFLSPEYKDGFRKRFPLFKAQGFIHSEFEMVHKSGIKLFIAFEGRIGYDLKGEFKQTHCILQDITEKRRAEKALVASEEKYRTMVDLLPDAVVIHESGKFVFANAAALKIAGADSFDQLIERPLMDYVHPDYRNGSLERIKKIYSTSQPSTFIKEKFVSLKGELVDVEVLGIPVIYMGKPAIQTIIRDISERRKAELALQQSEVQFREFFEKAADAIFIADIESGILVDANEAASRLMLRPQSELVGIHQSKLHPPVKKDYTNDTFNKHKEQIKNRINSYAVENSVLRSDGLEVPVEILASEVIFQGKSCIMGTFRDITERKRANEALKYSLLLTESTLESIHNGILVVNHERKVIKTSSRFVEMWQVPENIMASGDDKTLINYILDQLVNPEEIVARIEKLYLNSQAESTDLLNLKDGRVFERVSKPMYLDGKPQGRVWSFLDISERLWAEDKLRENVERLELAMSTAKMAWWEMDLTTGDVVFEKRKAEMLGYSPEKFKHYTDFTALVHPEDYEPAMNAMRNHLSGLVDKYEIEYRIKTLSGEYKWFYDIGSVTKRDSEGRPLIASGLVLNISEHKFAEEAQKESYEFNQSLLKTIPFGMNIVDGHGNILFQNGSFENTFGKNAIGGKCWEFYRDDKTQCIGCPLNEGIKIGETASFESSGVFEGRIFEISHTGMIFKGKKAMLEIFQDITERKKSEQALQESVQLFQGLFNSSPDAIVLIDPYHPTNSWPIMDCNEAACRMNGYTRDEMIGRSIDFLNESEGSREERKAYFEELRQYGTIHKEGTHIHKDGHIFPIEISTSIVTLGDRELVLGIDRDITERKQAERALKESEERYRQFVSQVSEGVYRFESDQPVDISLMIEEQVDFIYDHMFVAECNDAFLKMYGIKDRSEMLGKSHLYFHGGRNNPVNREIMRDFVKNGYHIENAITNEIDSDGKHLVFSNNWMGIIENDHLIRMWGTQFDITEKVKADRVQQMLYSISTAALSSGDLPNLIEFISIELGKLLNSNNFFIAFYDEKTNMLSTIYEKDEKDVLNTWSAEKSATGYVVKNQKSLLLREPEVNKLVELGEIEIYGTMSKVWLGVPLFADKKAVGAIVVQSYDNPEAYTEKDLLMLEFISHQISISIERKKTEQELNIALKKAQESDRLKSAFLANMSHEVRTPLNSIIGFSELMADPDFDFDQQPEFAKIIFNSGNYLLSIISDIMDFSKIEAGQVSVYKLPFVAQKLISTVQKEYTFIAQDKGIELIIDPSSPKEEIWIRSDENRLRQVLTNLVSNAIKFTKEGSVKLGFKTTGDCVKFQVSDTGIGIPEEYHDEIFERFRQVESADSRKYGGNGLGLAISKSLVEMLGGEIWMESVQMKGSTFYFTIPIGIITK
- a CDS encoding GxxExxY protein, which translates into the protein MEFNEITEKIIGCAIEVHKQLGPGLLESAYEECLAYELNNLGLKIERQKAVPVVYKNIKLDCGYRLDILVEDLVIIELKAVDILNPVHEAQILTYMKFARKNIGLLINFNVTLLKNGLKRYRY